A genomic segment from Colletotrichum higginsianum IMI 349063 chromosome 5, whole genome shotgun sequence encodes:
- a CDS encoding EC26 protein yields MRNSNTSKSHRYFSRMKILFQISLFVFLLADIAVSLSFNDHLDKGILPTEPKDSACKTLPLPFRSCVNDIDWSWFTRYNGGLTRVRLVEKGPVL; encoded by the exons ATGCGTAACTCTAACACCAGCAAAAGCCACCGCTATTTCTCCAGAATGAAGATTCTCTTTCAGATAAGCCTATTCGTATTTCTTTTGGCAGACATAGCTGTGTCTCTGTCATTCAATGACCATCTGGACAAG GGTATCCTGCCAACGGAGCCAAAAGACAGCGCC TGTAAGACCTTGCCTCTGCCCTTTCGATCCTGTGTTAATGATATTGATTGGTCTTGGTTTACTAGA TACAATGGAGGACTTACACGAGTTCGACTAGTAGAGAAAGGTCCTGTCTTGTAG
- a CDS encoding Tat pathway signal sequence has protein sequence MFVPLKHRNFCITRSAGAQKIPSGAVLFCLFLPWTGSFDLLRLSHPIDAVTSTMVQLNERNSSCETLHKGDSDLNESVDFLLQLSTQAAWKREKRFRLVASFYFATTVLFATLSAYLYAQVHFQGRFGSFQSGYRTELEPAKHLIEVEEKWFEASPAFLDDGFEYIPEREDGTQRLKYVGEPSKEIDHNWEQLHWGRFFLLSEEEARAAWGPDYTKYWAPREGGYVAALEVMHTVHCLDHIRQAFWPEVYPVKNPIHGAKHRDHCIEHLRQMTLCNADLTPIPSIYFIGVEDNYINSDRPHTCRNFQKIRDWVSERFNGTSRVAPYPGTVWSNEWINTDRPHTKK, from the exons ATGTTTGTTCCGTTAAAGCACCGAAACTTCTGCATTACTCGTTCGGCTGGGGCACAGAAAATCCCGTCTGGGGCCGTCCTTTTTTGTCTATTTTTGCCCTGGACCGGCTCTTTTGACTTGCTTCGTCTTTCTCATCCAATTGACGCGGTCACGTCTACAATGGTTCAACTTAATGAGAGAAATTCGAGTTGCGAGACACTCCACAAGGGCGACTCCGACCTCAACGAGTCAGTCGATTTCCTGCTTCAGCTATCGACACAGGCGGCCTGGAAACGAGAGAAACGATTTCGGTTGGTTGCTTCATTCTATTTTGCGACCACCGTCCTTTTCGCTACGCTATCAGCGTATCTTTACGCTCAAGTCCATTTTCAAGGTCGGTTCGGCTCGTTTCAGTCAGGATATAGGACTGAGCTAG AACCGGCAAAGCATCTTATTGAGGTGGAAGAGAAATGGTTTGAGGCTAGCCCGGCATTTCTTGACGACGGGTTCGAATACATACCTGAGCGTGAGGATGGCACGCAAAGGCTCAAATATGTCGGGGAGCCAAGCAAAGAGATCGATCACAACTGGGAGCAGCTGCATTGGG GCCGATTCTTTCTTCTATctgaggaggaggctagGGCTGCATGGGGTCCCGACTACACGAAGTACTGGGCGCCAAGGGAAGGAGGATACGTCGCTGC ACTCGAGGTTATGCACACAGTTCATTGTCTT GACCACATACGCCAGGCGTTTTGGCCGGAGGTCTACCCGGTCAAAAACCCTATACATGGAGCAAAGCACCGAGACCATTGCATTGAGCATTTGCGGCAAATGACGTTGTGCAATGCCGATCTTACGCCTATCCCTTCTATTTATTTTATCGGAGTGGAAGATAACTACATAAACTCGGACCGTCCGCATACATGCCGCAACTTTCAAAAGATCAGAGACTGGGTATCTGAGAGATTCAACGGTACTTCACGGGTGGCACCATATCCGGGCACGGTCTGGAGCAACGAATGGATCAATACGGACCGGCCACACACCAAAAAGTAA
- a CDS encoding Monooxygenase gives MSSASFEQDYDLLLPGERDPRDAFSNPSRGSRRSPWELTKWTLLVGISLIVGSVSIASLFDQISFSRRGRFPTCNRPVVRREWRALTPDERTHFTDAVKCLSSVPSTRGLHGSLYDDFAFLHLQLGSRSHASASFLPWHRYALVLWEAALREQCGFKGSIPYWDWTMDWMDLHSSSIWNNVTGFGGDGDPAGPIVVGEGRCVTDGPFSNLRPVRYNHTSLEHCLARGFRNEDAAGRPLNTWFGPESIGRLLRTPRYRDFEWDMENRLHNRMHRAVSGDFLSLTAANACDDISYYQTAVSAAYADTLILVLGYGVQ, from the exons ATGTCGTCCGCCTCCTTTGAGCAGGACTATGATTTACTCCTCCCTGGAGAACGCGACCCTCGAGATGCGTTTTCGAACCCGTCAAGAGGTTCGAGAAG GTCGCCGTGGGAACTGACCAAGTGGACTCTGTTGGTTGGCATCTCCCTGATTGTGGGATCCGTCTCCATTGCTTCTCTGTTCGATCAAATCTCGTTTTCGCGGCGAGGTCGGTTTCCTACTTGCAATCGTCCTGTTGTTCGGCGCGAGTGGCGTGCCCTGACACCAGACGAAAGAACGCACTTCACCGATGCTGTAAAATGCTTGAGCTCAGTGCCGTCGACTCGGGGCTTACATGGATCCCTCTACGATGACTTCGCTTTTCTGCACTTGCAACTCGGTTCCCGGT CACACGCCTCTGCTTCTTTTCTCCCTTGGCACAGATATGCGCTGGTTTTATGGGAAGCTGCCCTGCGTGAGCAGTGTGGCTTCAAAGGATCGATACC ATACTGGGACTGGACGATGGACTGGATGGACTTACACAGTTCTTCAATCTGGAACAACGTCACAGGCTTCGGAGGGGATGGCGATCCGGCCGGACCCATTGTCGTTGGGGAAGGCCGCTGCGTGACTGACGGCCCATTCTCCAATCTGCGTCCCGTTAGATACAACCATACGAGCCTGGAGCACTGCCTCGCGCGAGGCTTCCGGaacgaggacgccgccggccgtccCTTGAACACATGGTTCGGCCCCGAGTCGATCGGCAGGCTTCTACGCACGCCTAGATACCGCGACTTCGAATGGGATATGGAAAACCGCCTGCACAACAGGATGCACCGCGCCGTCAGTGGTGACTTTCTATCGCTAACGGCCGCCAATG CTTGTGATGATATCAGTTACTACCAGACTGCGGTTTCTGCTGCATATGCTGATACACTGATTCTTGTATTGGGATACGGCGTGCAGTAA
- a CDS encoding Cell wall anchor domain protein yields MKAFDIAFVLAFAAGALAMPTQGGHLATTGEAQGGIENSNGNPVEDYVIPIDKRDEAPVEDYVIPIDKRDEAPVEDYVIPIDKRDEAPVEDYVIPIDK; encoded by the exons ATGAAGGCATTCGATATTGCTTTTGTCCTGGCATTCGCCGCTGGTGCCTTGGCCATGCCGACGCAGGGA GGACATCTCGCTACGACTGGTGAGGCTCAAGGAGGGATTGAAAATTCCAACGGGAATCCGGTGGAGGACTACGTTATTCCAATCGACAAACGCGACGAGGCGCCGGTGGAGGATTACGTTATTCCTATCGACAAACGTGATGAAGCGCCGGTGGAGGACTACGTTATTCCTATTGATAAACGCGACGAGGCGCCGGTGGAGGATTATGTTATTCCTATTGATAAGTAA